From a region of the Agrobacterium larrymoorei genome:
- the mbfA gene encoding iron exporter MbfA produces MFRSLFSLSKRPFSSLSEQEILALAISSEEDDARIYRSYAEHLKAQYPQSAKVFEDMAEVEQTHRNVLIDMHRQRFGEVIPLIRREHVRGFYERKPDWLVKNLPLEQIRAQAEEMEQQAIRFYDEAVKRVTDAGTRKLLGDLAEAERGHEDIAGMLGDKHLSDETKSEEEETAKRQFLLTYVQPGLAGLMDGSVSTLAPIFAAAFATQDTWQTFLIGLSASVGAGISMGFTEAAHDDGKLSGRGSPLKRGLASGIMTAVGGLGHALPYLIPHFWTATAIAAIVVFVELWAIAFIQNKFMETPFLRAVFQVVLGGSLVLAAGILIGNA; encoded by the coding sequence ATGTTCCGTAGCCTGTTTTCTCTGTCCAAGCGCCCATTCTCATCTCTCAGCGAGCAGGAAATCCTGGCGCTTGCCATTTCTTCGGAAGAGGATGATGCGCGGATCTATCGGTCCTATGCGGAGCATTTGAAGGCGCAGTATCCACAGTCCGCCAAGGTGTTCGAGGATATGGCCGAGGTCGAGCAGACGCATCGGAATGTCCTGATCGACATGCACCGCCAGCGCTTTGGCGAGGTCATTCCGCTCATCCGGCGCGAACATGTGCGTGGCTTCTACGAGCGCAAGCCGGACTGGCTGGTCAAGAACCTGCCGCTGGAGCAGATCCGTGCGCAGGCGGAGGAGATGGAGCAGCAGGCCATTCGCTTCTACGACGAGGCGGTGAAGCGTGTGACGGATGCGGGAACGCGCAAACTGCTGGGCGATCTGGCCGAAGCCGAGCGTGGCCATGAAGATATTGCCGGTATGCTGGGAGACAAGCACCTCTCCGATGAAACGAAATCGGAAGAGGAAGAAACGGCCAAGCGCCAGTTCCTGCTGACCTATGTTCAGCCGGGTCTCGCCGGTCTGATGGATGGTTCGGTTTCCACGCTCGCGCCGATTTTCGCCGCTGCTTTTGCCACGCAGGATACATGGCAGACCTTCCTCATCGGCCTTTCGGCCTCGGTCGGTGCCGGTATTTCCATGGGCTTTACCGAAGCAGCGCACGATGATGGCAAGCTTTCCGGTCGTGGCTCACCGCTGAAACGCGGTCTGGCGTCGGGCATCATGACGGCAGTCGGTGGTCTCGGGCACGCACTGCCTTATCTCATTCCGCACTTCTGGACGGCGACGGCCATTGCAGCCATCGTAGTGTTCGTGGAGCTTTGGGCGATTGCCTTCATACAGAACAAGTTCATGGAAACGCCGTTCCTGCGTGCCGTTTTCCAGGTTGTTCTGGGTGGATCTCTGGTTCTTGCAGCCGGTATTCTCATCGGTAATGCGTGA
- a CDS encoding cupin domain-containing protein translates to MSVDIGNRLRHLRSIHKLSQRELARRAGVTNSTISLIESNSANPSVGALKRILDGIPIGLAEFFAFEPEKPRKAFYAAEELVEIGKGPISYRQIGDNLFGRSLQILKECYQPGASTGRVPLVHEGEEGGIVLSGRLEVTVDDERRILGPGDAYYFESRRPHTFRCVGPVACEVISACTPPSF, encoded by the coding sequence TTGAGCGTCGATATTGGTAACAGATTGCGGCATCTTCGCTCCATTCACAAGCTGTCGCAACGTGAACTGGCGCGCCGGGCGGGCGTGACGAACTCGACTATTTCGCTGATCGAGTCGAACTCTGCCAATCCTTCGGTCGGGGCCTTGAAGCGTATACTTGACGGCATTCCGATTGGGCTCGCGGAGTTTTTCGCGTTCGAGCCCGAGAAGCCTCGCAAGGCTTTCTATGCGGCGGAAGAACTGGTGGAAATCGGCAAGGGGCCGATCTCCTATCGTCAGATCGGAGACAACCTCTTTGGCCGCAGCCTGCAAATTTTGAAAGAGTGTTATCAGCCCGGGGCCAGCACGGGGCGTGTTCCACTCGTTCATGAGGGAGAGGAGGGCGGTATCGTCCTGTCGGGACGGCTGGAAGTAACCGTGGATGATGAACGGCGCATACTTGGGCCGGGAGATGCCTATTATTTCGAGAGCAGAAGGCCGCATACCTTTCGGTGCGTCGGCCCCGTTGCCTGCGAGGTGATCAGCGCCTGTACGCCGCCGAGCTTTTGA